The Penicillium digitatum chromosome 6, complete sequence genome has a window encoding:
- a CDS encoding 60S ribosomal protein eL33, with product MPSEQGHRLYVKGRHLSFQRSKHNLTPNTSLVKIEGVDDTKSAKFYLGKKVAFVYRAKREVRGSNIRVIWGKVTRPHGNSGVVRAKFRNNLPPKSLGATVRVMLYPSNI from the exons ATGCCTTCGGAACAAGGACACCGCC TCTACGTCAA GGGACGTCACCTGAGCTTCCAGCGCTCCAAGCACAACCTCACCCCCAACACCAG CTTGGTCAAGATTGAGGGTGTGGATGACACCAAGTCCGCCAAGTTCTACCTCGGCAAGAAGGTCGCTTTCGTCTACCGTGCTAAGCGTGAGGTCCGCGGCTCCAACATTCGGGTGATCTGGGGCAAGGTCACCCGGCCGCACG GTAACTCCGGTGTTGTGCGCGCCAAGTTCCGCAACAACCTCCCCCCCAAGTCTCTCGGCGCTACCGTCCGTGTTATGCTCTACCCCTCCAACATCTAA
- a CDS encoding Glucose-6-phosphate 1-dehydrogenase has translation MSSVINQTDDRQGAGSIELKDDTIIVVLGASGDLAKKKTFPALFGLFRNKFLPKDIRVVGYARTKMDTDEYLKRVRSYIKVPTKEIEDQLDQFCKMCTYVSGQYDQDDSFINLNKHLEGIENKRQSKEQNRVFYMALPPSVFTTVSEQLKRNCYPKSGLARIIVEKPFGKDLQSSRDLHKALEPNWKEDEIFRIDHYLGKEMVKNILILRFGNEFFNATWNRRHIDNIQITFKEPFGTEGRGGYFDEFGIIRDVMQNHLLQVLTLLAMERPISFSSEDIRDEKVRVLRAMDAIEPKNVIIGQYGRSLDGSKPGYLEDDTVPKESRCPTFCAMVAYIKNERWDGVPFILKAGKALNEQKTEVRIQFKDVTSGIFKDIPRNELVIRVQPNESVYIKMNSKLPGLSMQTVVTELDLTYRRRFSDLKIPEAYESLILDAFKGDHSNFVRDDELDASWRIFTPLLHYLDDNKEIIPMEYPYGSRGPAVLDDFTASYGYKFSDAAGYQWPVTTSAPNRL, from the exons ATGTCTAGTGTGATCAACCAGACCGATGACCGCCAGGGTGCTGG CTCCATCGAACTTAAGGATGATACTATCATCGTGGTACTAGGCGCATCTGGTGAtctggcgaagaagaagacc TTCCCTGCACTCTTTGGCCTT TTCCGCAACAAATTCCTTCCCAAGGACATTCGGGTCGTCGGATATGCGCGGACAAAGATGGACACCGACGAATACCTCAAGCGCGTTCGCTCGTACATCAAGGTTCCCAcaaaggaaattgaagatcaaTTAGATCAGTTCTGCAAGATGTGCACCTATGTTTCCGGCCAATATGATCAAGATGATTCGTTCATCAACCTGAACAAGCACCTTGAGGGGATCGAGAACAAACGTCAATCGAAGGAGCAGAACCGCGTGTTCTACATGGCACTGCCGCCCAGTGTCTTCACCACTGTCTCCGAGCAGCTGAAGCGCAACTGCTACCCTAAGAGTGGTCTCGCTCGCATTATT GTCGAGAAGCCCTTCGGCAAGGACCTTCAGAGCTCGCGCGACCTTCATAAGGCTTTGGAGCCCAACTGGAAGGAGGATGAGATCTTCCGTATCGATCACTACCTTGGTAAGGAAATGGTCAAGAACATCCTAATTCTGCGATTTGGCAACGAGTTCTTCAATGCCACATGGAACCGTCGCCACATTGATAACATTCAG ATCACATTCAAAGAGCCTTTCGGCACTGAGGGCCGCGGTGGCTACTTCGACGAGTTCGGTATCATCCGTGATGTTATGCAGAACC ACCTTCTGCAGGTTCTCACACTGCTTGCCATGGAGCGCCCtatctccttctcttctgaGGATATCCGTGATGAGAAGGTCCGTGTTCTGCGCGCTATGGATGCTATTGAGCCCAAGAACGTCATCATTGGCCAGTACGGCCGCTCCCTCGACGGCAGCAAGCCCGGTTATCTGGAAGACGATACTGTGCCCAAGGAGTCGCGTTGCCCGACTTTCTGCGCGATGGTTGCATACATTAAGAACGAGCGTTGGGACGGTGTTCCCTTCATTCTCAAGGCCGGAAAGGCCCTGAACGAGCAGAAGACCGAGGTCCGCATCCAGTTCAAGGATGTCACCTCCGGTATCTTCAAGGACATCCCCCGTAACGAGCTTGTCATCCGTGTCCAGCCCAACGAGTCCGTCTATATCAAGATGAACTCCAAGCTGCCCGGTCTCTCCATGCAGACGGTGGTTACCGAGCTGGACTTGACTTACCGCCGCCGCTTCTCCGACCTCAAGATCCCCGAGGCCTACGAGTCTCTGATTTTGGACGCCTTCAAGGGCGATCACTCCAACTTCGTCCGTGACGACGAGCTGGATGCCAGTTGGCGCATTTTCACTCCCCTCCTGCACTACTTGGATGACAATAAGGAGATCATTCCCATGGAGTACCCCTATG GCTCTCGTGGACCCGCCGTCCTTGATGACTTCACCGCCTCATACGGCTACAAGTTCAGCGACGCCGCTGGCTACCAGTGGCCCGTCACTACCTCAGCCCCCAATCGGCTGTAG
- a CDS encoding Major facilitator superfamily, general substrate transporter: MPQAARWVGTPSIKGRNESTRMALLTFSLVGLQFTWGTEMTYCTPYLLQLGLTKSKTSLVWIAGPLSGLIIQPLIGVIADRSRSKWGRRRPFMVFGSFVVAFCLLVLGWTAEIVGLFVKDPEKAKNGTIALAVLSIYAVDFSINVVQACCRGLIVDTLPIQSQQAGSAWAGRMSAIGQLFAYVVGALDTVSIFGTFLGDTQFKQMTVIAALSLIAAVAITSYSVKERVLISARDDGSAGAIQVLSQLFKTTFELPPRIQAICWAQFWAWIGWFPFLFYSTTWVGETYFRYEVPKDDMAKATDMLGEVGRVGSLSLTVFSFITVFSSVLLPFCIMQPDTKRTRFTARPPPKVAAVLKAITAIRPDLQTAWLISHIMFAATMVFAPLAHSRAFATFLVAVCGIPWAISGWAPFAFMGVEINKLTMGGYSPVIPPSRSGVTMITSASLRNNAADTELDVLRLNHHDFTDSDTDEEEHASNIPSTGELAGIYLGVLNVYTTLPQFVGTFISWIVFSIFEPAAESTSDNNSDSWMNLDKDRYNAISICLFIGAISALAAAEATRRLRYIL, from the exons ATGCCGCAGGCTGCGAGGTGGGTGGGGACGCCCTCCATCAAGGGCCGGAATGAGTCCACCAGGATGGCGCTTTTGACGTTTAGTTTGGTGGGATTGCA ATTCACGTGGGGTACTGAGATGACTT ATTGTACACCTTACCTTCTTCAGCTCGGATTGACAAAGTCCAAGACTTCGTTGGTGTGGATTGCTGGCCCGTTATCTGGATTGATTATTCAGCCTCTTATTGGAGTTATTGCCGATCGATCACGATCGAAGTGGGGTCGGCGTAGACCTTTCATGGTCTTTGGATCATTTGTTGTCGCTTTCTGTCTGCTTGTCTTGGGATGGACAGCAGAGATTGTCGGTTTGTTTGTCAAAGATCCGGAAAAG GCTAAGAATGGCACAATTGCCCTGGCTGTGTTGAGTATTTATGCGGTGGATTTCTCCATCAACGTTG TTCAAGCGTGCTGTCGCGGTCTGATTGTGGATACGCTACCGATTCAATCACAACAAGCTGGATCCGCATGGG CCGGGAGAATGTCTGCCATTGGCCAGCTTTTTGCTTATGTGGTTGGTGCTCTCGATACTGTTAGCATCTTTGGTACTTTTCTTGGAGATACGCAGTTCAAGCAGATGACAGTGATCGCTGCTTTGTCATTGATAGCGGCGGTTGCAATCACGTCATACTCGGTCAAAGAGCGAGTTCTTATATCGGCAAG GGATGACGGAAGTGCTGGTGCTATTCAGGTCCTCTCTCAACTCTTCAAAACTACTTTCGAGCTACCGCCCCGCATCCAGGCAATCTGCTGGGCCCAATTTTGGGCATGGATTG GCTGGTTCCCCTTCCTCTTCTACAGCACAACCTGGGTTGGTGAAACATACTTCCGTTATGAAGTACCGAAAGATGACATGGCCAAAGCAACAGATATGCTTGGTGAAGTCGGCCGCGTGGGCAGTCTTTCATTAACAGTCTTCTCATTCATCACAGTCTTCAGCTCTGTCCTCCTACCATTTTGCATCATGCAGCCAGATACCAAGCGGACCCGGTTCACCGCACGACCTCCACCAAAGGTCGCAGCGGTTCTCAAAGCCATTACTGCAATTCGACCCGACCTTCAAACCGCCTGGCTGATCTCCCACATCATGTTCGCCGCCACAATGGTTTTCGCCCCTCTAGCTCACTCCCGCGCCTTCGCAACATTCCTAGTAGCGGTCTGCGGTATTCCGTGGGCAATCAGCGGCTGGGCTCCATTTGCCTTTATGGGCGTGGAAATTAACAAACTAACAATGGGCGGCTATTCCCCGGTAATACCACCCTCCCGATCCGGCGTGACAATGATCACCTCAGCAAGTCTGCGCAACAACGCCGCCGACACTGAGCTGGATGTCCTCCGGCTGAACCACCATGATTTCACTGACAGCGACACCGACGAGGAGGAACACGCATCTAATATCCCATCAACAGGCGAACTAGCCGGAATCTATCTGGGCGTACTGAATGTGTACACGACCCTGCCCCAATTCGTGGGCACCTTTATCAGCTGGATTGTCTTTAGCATATTCGAACCAGCCGCAGAATCCACATCTGACAACAACTCAGATTCGTGGATGAATCTGGATAAGGATAGGTATAATGCCATCTCCATCTGTCTCTTTATCGGGGCAATCAGCGCGCTTGCGGCTGCTGAGGCTACCCGTCGACTGCGGTATATATTATGA